The proteins below come from a single Elusimicrobiaceae bacterium genomic window:
- a CDS encoding RNA polymerase sigma factor: MTEHSTDTELVRAILQDETDAFAFVVRRYQDRIFSFLLRVCRNPAEAEDLTQETFIKAFGRLGSYNTQKPMISWLFAIAHNSAVDSMRRRGEPASALENEDGTINIADTAAAVERVVAGRLELQQVERALEKVPAACREALLLHAREDLSYEEIAGITGASPSTVKIRIFRARQALAGFLEKDCNFPHA, from the coding sequence ATGACCGAACATTCCACCGATACCGAACTGGTGCGCGCAATTCTTCAGGACGAGACAGACGCCTTCGCTTTTGTCGTGCGCCGCTATCAGGACCGGATATTTTCCTTTCTCCTGCGGGTGTGCCGGAACCCGGCCGAAGCCGAAGACCTGACGCAGGAAACATTCATAAAAGCGTTCGGGCGGCTCGGCTCCTATAACACTCAGAAACCAATGATCAGCTGGCTGTTCGCCATAGCGCATAACAGTGCGGTGGACTCCATGCGCCGGCGCGGCGAACCGGCCTCGGCGCTTGAAAACGAAGACGGAACAATAAATATAGCCGACACCGCCGCAGCCGTCGAACGGGTTGTGGCCGGCCGGCTGGAACTGCAACAGGTGGAGCGCGCGCTCGAAAAAGTGCCGGCCGCCTGCCGGGAAGCGCTGCTGCTGCATGCGCGGGAAGACTTGTCATATGAGGAAATAGCCGGAATTACCGGCGCCTCGCCAAGCACGGTAAAAATACGCATTTTCCGGGCCCGGCAGGCGCTGGCCGGCTTTCTTGAAAAAGACTGTAACTTTCCGCACGCCTGA